In Saccharothrix syringae, the following are encoded in one genomic region:
- a CDS encoding GuaB3 family IMP dehydrogenase-related protein, which produces MRDLVEIGMGRTARRAYELDDVEIIPSRRTRSSKDVSTAWQIDAYRFEIPLITHPTDAIVSPGTAVAVGELGGLGVLNAEGLWARHGDVEEALFRLVRAVEDTDDPAAPVKVLQELHAAPVRMDLIAEAIKQVRESGVTVAVRVSPQRAAELTPDLLAAGVEILVVQGTIISAEHVSRDGEPLNLKSFIADLDIPVIAGGVGDYRTAMHLMRTGAAGVIVGYGYTPGVTTTDAVLGIGVPMATAIADAAAARRDYLDETGGRYVHVIADGGVLTSGHVAKAIACGADAVMLGEPLASAAEAPGQGLYWTAASAHPSVPRSHVSTGVDQVVDLRSLLFGPSVDPRGVTNLFGSLKRAMAKTGYSDLKEFQKVGLTIRG; this is translated from the coding sequence GTGCGCGATCTGGTCGAGATCGGCATGGGCCGGACCGCGAGGCGGGCCTACGAGCTGGACGACGTCGAGATCATCCCGTCCCGCAGGACCCGGTCCTCGAAGGACGTCTCGACGGCGTGGCAGATCGACGCCTACCGGTTCGAGATCCCGCTGATCACCCACCCGACCGACGCGATCGTGTCGCCGGGCACGGCGGTCGCGGTGGGCGAGCTGGGCGGGTTGGGCGTCCTCAACGCGGAGGGCCTGTGGGCCCGGCACGGTGACGTGGAGGAGGCGCTGTTCCGGCTGGTCAGGGCCGTGGAGGACACCGACGACCCGGCCGCGCCGGTGAAGGTGCTCCAGGAGCTGCACGCCGCGCCGGTGCGCATGGACCTCATCGCCGAGGCGATCAAGCAGGTGCGCGAGTCGGGCGTGACGGTGGCCGTGCGGGTGAGCCCGCAGCGGGCCGCCGAGCTGACCCCGGACCTGCTGGCCGCGGGCGTGGAGATCCTGGTCGTGCAGGGCACGATCATCTCCGCCGAGCACGTCTCGCGCGACGGCGAGCCGCTGAACCTGAAGTCGTTCATCGCCGACCTGGACATCCCGGTCATCGCGGGTGGCGTCGGCGACTACCGGACCGCGATGCACCTGATGCGCACGGGCGCGGCGGGCGTGATCGTGGGCTACGGCTACACGCCGGGCGTGACCACCACGGACGCCGTGCTCGGCATCGGCGTCCCGATGGCCACCGCGATCGCCGACGCGGCCGCGGCGCGCCGGGACTACCTGGACGAGACCGGTGGCCGGTACGTGCACGTGATCGCCGACGGCGGCGTGCTGACCAGCGGTCACGTGGCCAAGGCGATCGCCTGCGGCGCGGACGCGGTGATGCTGGGCGAGCCGCTGGCGTCGGCGGCCGAGGCACCGGGCCAGGGCCTGTACTGGACCGCCGCGTCGGCGCACCCGTCGGTGCCGCGCAGCCACGTGTCCACCGGGGTGGACCAGGTGGTCGACCTGCGGAGCCTGCTGTTCGGGCCGTCGGTGGACCCGCGGGGCGTGACGAACCTGTTCGGCTCGCTCAAGCGGGCGATGGCCAAGACCGGCTACTCGGACCTGAAGGAGTTCCAGAAGGTCGGCCTGACCATCAGGGGCTGA
- the guaB gene encoding IMP dehydrogenase has protein sequence MTSELNADGVPPKFAMLGLTFDDVLLLPAESEVVPSGVDTSARLSRNITLGVPLASAAMDTVTEGRMAISMARQGGIGVLHRNLSAEEQARQVETVKRSEAGMVTDPVTCSPEDTIKHVDELCARYRISGVPVTDASGKLVGIITNRDMRFEVDHSRKVSEVMTKGPLVTAQVGVSAEAALGLLRRHKVEKLPIVDGEGKIRGLITVKDFVKTEQYPNASKDPDGRLLCAAAIGVGEDSFARAMALADAGVDVIMVDTAHGHQRNVLEMVARVKKELGEDVDVVGGNVATRAGAQALVDAGADGVKVGVGPGSICTTRVVAGVGVPQISAIYEASLACAPAGVPVIGDGGIQYSGDIAKAIAAGASTVMLGSLLAGTAEAPGELVLVNGKQFKTYRGMGSLAALQGRGAAKSYSKDRYFQDDVLSEDKLVPEGIEGRTPFRGPLSTVVHQLVGGLRAAMGYTGAKTIGDLQRKQLVRITAAGLKESHPHDITMTVEAPNYTSR, from the coding sequence ATGACCAGCGAGCTCAACGCTGACGGAGTCCCGCCCAAGTTCGCCATGCTGGGACTGACCTTCGACGACGTACTGCTGCTGCCCGCCGAATCCGAGGTCGTGCCCAGCGGGGTGGACACCAGCGCCCGGCTGTCCCGCAACATCACGTTGGGGGTGCCCCTCGCCTCCGCCGCCATGGACACCGTGACGGAGGGCCGGATGGCCATCTCCATGGCGCGCCAGGGCGGCATCGGCGTGCTGCACCGCAACCTCTCCGCCGAGGAGCAGGCCCGCCAGGTGGAGACCGTGAAGCGGTCCGAGGCGGGCATGGTGACCGACCCGGTCACGTGCTCCCCGGAGGACACCATCAAGCACGTGGACGAGCTGTGCGCCCGCTACCGGATCTCCGGCGTCCCGGTGACCGACGCGAGCGGCAAGCTGGTCGGCATCATCACCAACCGGGACATGCGGTTCGAGGTGGACCACTCCCGCAAGGTCAGCGAGGTGATGACCAAGGGCCCGCTGGTCACCGCCCAGGTCGGCGTGTCGGCCGAGGCCGCGCTGGGCCTGCTGCGCCGGCACAAGGTCGAGAAGCTGCCGATCGTGGACGGCGAGGGCAAGATCCGCGGCCTGATCACGGTCAAGGACTTCGTCAAGACCGAGCAGTACCCGAACGCCTCGAAGGACCCGGACGGCAGGCTGCTGTGCGCCGCCGCGATCGGCGTCGGCGAGGACAGCTTCGCGCGCGCCATGGCGCTGGCCGACGCCGGCGTGGACGTGATCATGGTCGACACCGCGCACGGCCACCAGCGCAACGTGCTGGAGATGGTGGCGCGGGTGAAGAAGGAGCTGGGCGAGGACGTCGACGTGGTCGGCGGCAACGTCGCCACCCGCGCGGGCGCCCAGGCGCTGGTGGACGCGGGCGCGGACGGCGTGAAGGTCGGCGTCGGCCCGGGCTCGATCTGCACCACGCGCGTGGTGGCGGGCGTCGGCGTGCCGCAGATCAGCGCGATCTACGAGGCGAGCCTGGCGTGTGCGCCCGCGGGCGTGCCGGTGATCGGCGACGGCGGCATCCAGTACTCCGGCGACATCGCCAAGGCCATCGCGGCGGGCGCGAGCACGGTGATGCTGGGCAGCCTGCTGGCGGGCACCGCCGAGGCGCCCGGCGAGCTGGTCCTGGTCAACGGCAAGCAGTTCAAGACCTACCGGGGCATGGGCTCGCTGGCCGCGCTCCAGGGCCGCGGCGCGGCCAAGTCGTACTCGAAGGACCGGTACTTCCAGGACGACGTGCTGTCCGAGGACAAGCTGGTGCCCGAGGGCATCGAGGGCCGCACGCCGTTCCGGGGCCCGCTGTCCACGGTGGTGCACCAGCTCGTCGGCGGCCTGCGCGCCGCGATGGGCTACACGGGCGCCAAGACGATCGGCGACCTCCAGCGCAAGCAGCTGGTCCGGATCACCGCGGCGGGGCTGAAGGAGAGCCACCCGCACGACATCACCATGACGGTGGAAGCCCCGAACTACACGAGCCGCTGA
- a CDS encoding DUF5319 domain-containing protein, whose protein sequence is MGSAHGIWTWSGVRPVPCGVVPHDALPPDPFAGDPDDPARALGEPEHDHDHDHPPMDDAERAELVGDLSDLAVYQALLEPRGIRGIVVDCGECQEPHYHDWALLRSSLEQLLSDGRMRPHEPAYDPDPATYVSWEYCRGYADGATAESAR, encoded by the coding sequence ATGGGTTCAGCCCATGGTATCTGGACGTGGTCGGGGGTCCGCCCGGTACCGTGCGGGGTCGTGCCGCACGACGCGTTGCCACCAGACCCGTTCGCGGGTGACCCGGACGACCCGGCCCGGGCGCTCGGCGAGCCCGAGCACGACCACGACCACGACCACCCCCCGATGGACGACGCCGAGCGCGCCGAGCTGGTGGGCGACCTCAGCGACCTCGCCGTCTACCAGGCGCTGCTGGAACCCCGCGGGATCAGGGGGATCGTGGTGGACTGCGGCGAGTGCCAGGAACCGCACTACCACGACTGGGCGCTGCTGAGGTCGAGCCTGGAGCAGCTGCTGTCCGACGGGCGGATGCGCCCGCACGAGCCCGCGTACGACCCGGACCCGGCGACGTACGTGAGCTGGGAGTACTGCCGCGGTTACGCGGACGGCGCGACCGCGGAGAGCGCGCGGTAG
- a CDS encoding anti-sigma-D factor RsdA, whose product MADQHGKGNGEVVRGREERPPQPDDALVEPGDDLAGIRADDALLDALGGRDPRQSEALVDDELNALLLAWRRDVDSRPVGELVDTDTAVATIAAARPQPRPRRYLIPLASAAAVLAIAFTGVSLVARDAQPGDALWGLTRVLYSDHARSIEAAVAVRTDLDTANAALREGRYREAATALEKAGAFLPSVSEDDERDVLTQRHESLKQELASTTATPTATPSTATTSATSTLPQVSTTQSTTSQVLPTQQTSQTTEPRPTSEPNPSTDATEPPPPLPTSGESSGQTGQTRGETQSPGGQSPGGETSGGTQGSQGTQGAGE is encoded by the coding sequence GTGGCTGACCAGCACGGGAAGGGCAACGGAGAAGTCGTGCGCGGACGTGAAGAGAGACCGCCGCAACCCGATGACGCCCTGGTCGAACCTGGGGACGACCTGGCGGGCATCCGGGCTGACGACGCACTGCTGGACGCACTGGGCGGGCGTGACCCCCGGCAGTCGGAAGCGCTCGTCGACGACGAGCTGAACGCGCTGCTGCTGGCGTGGCGGCGCGACGTGGACAGCCGCCCGGTGGGCGAGCTGGTGGACACCGACACCGCCGTGGCGACCATCGCCGCGGCCCGGCCCCAGCCGCGCCCCAGGCGCTACCTCATCCCCCTCGCGAGCGCCGCCGCCGTGCTGGCCATCGCGTTCACCGGGGTGAGCCTGGTGGCGCGCGACGCCCAGCCGGGTGACGCGCTCTGGGGCCTGACCAGGGTCCTCTACTCCGACCACGCGCGGTCGATCGAGGCCGCCGTGGCGGTCCGGACCGACCTCGACACCGCCAACGCCGCGCTCCGCGAGGGCCGCTACCGCGAGGCCGCGACCGCCCTGGAGAAGGCGGGCGCGTTCCTCCCGTCGGTGTCCGAGGACGACGAGCGCGACGTCCTGACCCAGCGGCACGAGTCGCTGAAGCAGGAGCTGGCGAGCACCACGGCCACGCCGACGGCCACGCCGTCCACGGCCACCACGTCGGCGACCTCGACGCTGCCGCAGGTGTCGACCACGCAGTCCACGACGTCGCAGGTGCTGCCCACGCAGCAGACGAGCCAGACCACGGAGCCGCGGCCCACCTCGGAGCCGAACCCGTCCACGGACGCCACCGAGCCGCCGCCACCGCTGCCCACCTCGGGCGAGTCCTCCGGCCAGACGGGGCAGACCCGCGGCGAGACGCAGAGCCCGGGTGGCCAGAGCCCGGGCGGCGAGACCTCCGGGGGCACGCAGGGCTCCCAGGGCACGCAGGGCGCCGGCGAGTAG
- a CDS encoding sigma-70 family RNA polymerase sigma factor, with protein MTNLGDGLDAEVGAAVDGDRHAIERLLASIRPLVVRYCRARVGRQERSFASADDVAQEVCLAVLTALPSYRDQGRPFLAFVYGIAAHKVADAHRSAARNRSEPVPEVPDAPETEAGPEQRAMQGELSDRMAALLKVLPEKQREILLLRVVVGLSAEETADAVGSTPGAVRVAQHRALARLRKALAAEEVV; from the coding sequence ATGACCAACTTGGGGGACGGACTGGACGCCGAAGTGGGCGCAGCCGTCGATGGCGACCGCCACGCGATCGAGCGGCTCCTGGCATCCATCCGACCCCTGGTGGTGCGGTACTGCCGCGCCCGTGTCGGAAGGCAGGAGAGGTCTTTCGCTTCGGCGGACGACGTGGCCCAGGAGGTGTGTCTCGCGGTGCTGACGGCCCTGCCCAGCTATCGCGACCAGGGTCGGCCGTTCTTGGCGTTCGTCTACGGGATCGCCGCGCACAAGGTGGCCGACGCGCATCGCTCAGCCGCCCGGAACCGGTCCGAGCCGGTCCCGGAGGTGCCGGACGCCCCGGAGACGGAGGCCGGCCCCGAGCAGCGCGCCATGCAGGGCGAGCTGTCGGACCGGATGGCCGCGCTCCTGAAAGTCCTTCCGGAGAAGCAGCGGGAGATCCTGCTGCTCAGGGTGGTCGTCGGCCTCTCGGCCGAGGAGACCGCCGACGCGGTCGGCTCCACGCCGGGCGCGGTACGGGTGGCGCAGCACCGCGCCCTGGCCCGCCTCCGCAAAGCCTTGGCGGCGGAGGAGGTGGTCTGA
- a CDS encoding response regulator transcription factor yields the protein MTTVLICDDRRSVREGLTRVMSAVPGVSRIDCVAHGDELLARFSRQPVDVVLVGTQRAVPTGVEATRRLVSANPQANVIVFGAPDDAGSIAAAIAGGARGYLRWDASRPELVAALAHTLASTSVPAPRQPSDPGVQLTERELQVLRGMSQGKSNGQIGRELYLSEDTVKTHARRLFRKLGVRDRAQAVAHGFRRGLVS from the coding sequence GTGACCACGGTCCTTATTTGCGACGACCGGCGCAGTGTGCGGGAGGGTCTCACCCGCGTGATGTCGGCTGTCCCCGGGGTTAGCCGCATCGACTGCGTAGCGCACGGTGACGAGTTGTTGGCTCGGTTCTCTCGGCAGCCGGTCGACGTCGTACTGGTTGGCACCCAGCGCGCCGTCCCGACCGGGGTCGAAGCGACCCGGCGACTCGTCTCGGCCAACCCGCAGGCAAACGTCATCGTCTTCGGCGCACCGGACGACGCGGGCAGCATCGCCGCCGCGATCGCCGGCGGCGCCCGCGGCTACCTCCGCTGGGACGCCTCGCGCCCCGAGCTGGTCGCCGCGCTGGCGCACACCCTCGCGAGCACCAGCGTGCCCGCGCCGCGCCAGCCCTCCGACCCGGGCGTGCAGCTCACCGAGCGCGAGCTGCAGGTCCTGCGCGGCATGAGCCAGGGCAAGAGCAACGGGCAGATCGGGCGCGAGCTCTACCTGTCCGAGGACACGGTGAAGACGCACGCCCGCCGGCTGTTCCGCAAGCTCGGCGTGCGCGACCGCGCGCAGGCCGTGGCCCACGGCTTCCGGCGCGGCCTGGTCTCCTAG
- a CDS encoding MerR family transcriptional regulator encodes MTLSVAAVARRLGIAPATLRTWDRRYGLGPSDHTTGRHRKYAPLDVARLELMQRALLRGASSAEAAKYALAAPVPGPRATRSHPSPDAPVLTGGELDEGAAPRRDLDLGAANRRARGVGRAAVALDSAAVQSLLAAAVEADGVVATWDDVVRPVMAALAARWAHSGAGVEVSHLLEECVRTAMIRATPVVTRPRNHRPVLLACVPAERHDLPLYPLAAVLAQRGVGVRQFGAALPLDALVAAVRRTAPAAVVLWAQLPRYADPGVVVALPRTRQQVRVFVGGPGWARGVVPQPSERIDDLAAAADAVERAVC; translated from the coding sequence GTGACGCTCTCGGTGGCCGCGGTGGCCCGTCGGCTGGGCATTGCGCCGGCTACTCTCCGCACTTGGGACCGCCGCTATGGCCTCGGACCCAGTGATCACACAACCGGGCGACACCGTAAATACGCACCGCTGGACGTGGCCAGGTTGGAGCTGATGCAGCGCGCCCTGCTGCGCGGAGCGTCGTCCGCCGAAGCCGCCAAGTACGCCCTCGCCGCGCCCGTCCCCGGGCCGCGCGCCACGCGGTCGCACCCGTCGCCGGACGCGCCCGTGCTGACCGGGGGCGAGCTGGACGAGGGTGCCGCGCCCCGCCGGGACCTCGACCTGGGCGCGGCCAACCGGCGGGCCAGGGGCGTGGGCCGGGCGGCGGTGGCGCTGGACTCGGCGGCGGTGCAGTCGCTGCTCGCGGCCGCCGTCGAGGCGGACGGGGTGGTCGCGACCTGGGACGACGTGGTCCGCCCGGTGATGGCGGCGCTCGCCGCGCGGTGGGCGCACTCGGGTGCCGGCGTGGAGGTGTCGCACCTGCTGGAGGAGTGCGTGCGGACCGCGATGATCCGCGCGACGCCCGTCGTCACGCGGCCGCGCAACCACCGGCCGGTGCTGCTGGCGTGCGTGCCGGCCGAGCGGCACGACCTGCCCCTCTACCCGCTGGCGGCGGTGCTGGCCCAGCGCGGGGTCGGCGTGCGCCAGTTCGGTGCCGCGCTGCCGCTGGACGCGCTGGTCGCCGCCGTTCGGCGAACCGCACCGGCGGCGGTCGTGCTGTGGGCCCAACTGCCGCGGTACGCCGATCCGGGTGTGGTGGTCGCGCTGCCCCGGACGCGCCAGCAGGTCCGCGTGTTCGTGGGTGGTCCCGGCTGGGCGCGCGGGGTCGTGCCGCAGCCGTCGGAGCGGATCGACGACCTCGCGGCGGCCGCGGACGCGGTGGAACGCGCCGTCTGCTGA
- a CDS encoding WhiB family transcriptional regulator — protein MADTRRLPGPNADLWDWQMRGSCRGMDSAFFFHPDGERGPARARREARAKAVCLSCPVLEMCRRHALAVQEPYGIWGGLSESERDSIIKARKRQLTPA, from the coding sequence ATGGCGGACACCCGTAGGCTTCCCGGTCCCAACGCGGATCTGTGGGACTGGCAGATGCGCGGCTCGTGCCGCGGGATGGACAGTGCGTTCTTCTTCCACCCGGATGGCGAACGCGGACCGGCGCGGGCTCGGCGGGAGGCGCGCGCCAAGGCGGTGTGCCTGTCGTGCCCGGTACTGGAGATGTGTCGACGACATGCCCTGGCGGTTCAGGAACCGTACGGGATATGGGGTGGGCTTTCGGAGTCGGAGCGGGACAGCATCATCAAGGCCCGCAAACGGCAACTGACGCCTGCTTGA
- the groL gene encoding chaperonin GroEL (60 kDa chaperone family; promotes refolding of misfolded polypeptides especially under stressful conditions; forms two stacked rings of heptamers to form a barrel-shaped 14mer; ends can be capped by GroES; misfolded proteins enter the barrel where they are refolded when GroES binds) — translation MAKQISFDEDARRALERGVNKLADTVKVTLGPRGRHVVLDKKFGGPTVTNDGVTIAREVELEDAFENLGAQLAKNVATKTNDVAGDGTTTATVLAQAMVRVGLRNVAAGANPTSLGRGIQAAADAVVDALKAKATPVKGRDNIAQVGTVSSRDESIGGLLGEAIEKVGEDGVITVEESSTLATELQITEGVQFDKGYISAHFATDLEAQEAVFEDARVLLHREKISALADLLPILEKVAEAGKPLVIIAEDVEGEALSTLVVNALRKTLRVVAVKAPYFGDRRKAFLDDLAVVTGATVISSEVGLKLSEAGLDVLGSARRIVVSKDETTIVDGGGSKADVAGRAEQLKREIEATDSDWDREKLQERLAKLSGGVAVIRVGAATETELKERKHRIEDAVAATKAAVEEGIVPGGGSALVHASKVLDGNLDLTGDEATGVAVVREALGSPLFWIAANAGLEGAVVVNKVREQEWGFGLNAASLTYGDLLESGIIDPVKVTRSAVANAASIARMVLTTESAVVEKKEEEPAAAAGHGHGHGHGH, via the coding sequence ATGGCCAAGCAGATCAGCTTCGACGAGGACGCTCGTCGGGCGCTTGAGCGCGGCGTGAACAAGCTCGCGGACACGGTCAAGGTGACCCTGGGCCCGCGCGGCAGGCACGTGGTGCTCGACAAGAAGTTCGGCGGGCCGACGGTCACCAACGACGGTGTGACCATCGCCCGCGAGGTGGAGCTGGAGGACGCGTTCGAGAACCTCGGCGCGCAGCTGGCCAAGAACGTGGCCACCAAGACCAACGACGTGGCCGGCGACGGCACGACGACCGCGACCGTGCTGGCCCAGGCCATGGTGCGGGTCGGTCTGCGCAACGTCGCCGCGGGCGCCAACCCGACCTCGCTGGGCCGCGGCATCCAGGCCGCCGCCGACGCGGTCGTGGACGCGCTGAAGGCGAAGGCCACGCCGGTCAAGGGCCGCGACAACATCGCGCAGGTCGGCACCGTGTCGTCCCGCGACGAGTCCATTGGCGGCCTGCTCGGCGAGGCGATCGAGAAGGTCGGCGAGGACGGCGTGATCACCGTCGAGGAGTCCTCGACGCTGGCCACCGAGCTGCAGATCACCGAGGGCGTCCAGTTCGACAAGGGCTACATCTCGGCGCACTTCGCCACCGACCTGGAGGCCCAGGAGGCGGTGTTCGAGGACGCCCGCGTCCTGCTGCACCGCGAGAAGATCTCGGCCCTGGCCGACCTGCTGCCGATCCTGGAGAAGGTGGCCGAGGCGGGCAAGCCGCTGGTCATCATCGCCGAGGACGTCGAGGGCGAGGCGCTGTCCACCCTGGTGGTCAACGCCCTGCGCAAGACGCTGCGCGTGGTCGCGGTCAAGGCGCCGTACTTCGGCGACCGCCGCAAGGCGTTCCTGGACGACCTGGCGGTCGTCACGGGCGCGACGGTCATCTCCTCCGAGGTGGGCCTGAAGCTGTCCGAGGCCGGCCTGGACGTGCTGGGCTCCGCCCGCCGCATCGTGGTGTCCAAGGACGAGACCACGATCGTCGACGGCGGCGGCTCGAAGGCCGACGTGGCCGGGCGCGCCGAGCAGCTCAAGCGCGAGATCGAGGCCACGGACTCCGACTGGGACCGCGAGAAGCTGCAGGAGCGGCTGGCCAAGCTGTCCGGCGGCGTGGCGGTCATCCGGGTCGGCGCGGCCACCGAGACCGAGCTGAAGGAGCGCAAGCACCGCATCGAGGACGCCGTCGCGGCGACCAAGGCGGCGGTGGAGGAGGGCATCGTGCCCGGCGGCGGTTCCGCGCTGGTGCACGCCTCCAAGGTGCTCGACGGCAACCTCGACCTGACCGGCGACGAGGCCACCGGTGTCGCCGTCGTCCGCGAGGCGCTGGGCTCGCCCCTGTTCTGGATCGCCGCGAACGCGGGCCTGGAGGGCGCGGTCGTGGTCAACAAGGTCCGGGAGCAGGAGTGGGGCTTCGGCCTCAACGCCGCCTCCCTGACCTACGGTGACCTGCTCGAATCGGGCATCATCGACCCGGTCAAGGTCACCCGCTCCGCGGTCGCCAACGCCGCTTCCATCGCCCGCATGGTGCTCACCACGGAGAGCGCCGTCGTGGAGAAGAAGGAAGAGGAGCCGGCCGCCGCCGCGGGCCACGGCCACGGTCACGGCCACGGCCACTGA
- the groES gene encoding co-chaperone GroES — protein sequence MSVNIKPLEDKIVVQASEAETTTASGLVIPDTAKEKPQEGKVLAVGPGRIDDKGNRVPVDVAVGDVVIYSKYGGTEVKYNGEEYLILSARDVLAVIN from the coding sequence GTGAGCGTGAACATCAAGCCGCTCGAGGACAAGATCGTCGTCCAGGCCAGCGAGGCCGAGACCACGACCGCTTCCGGCCTCGTGATCCCGGACACCGCGAAGGAGAAGCCCCAGGAGGGCAAGGTCCTCGCGGTGGGCCCCGGCCGCATCGACGACAAGGGCAACCGCGTCCCCGTGGACGTGGCCGTCGGCGACGTCGTCATCTACTCGAAGTACGGCGGCACCGAGGTCAAGTACAACGGCGAGGAGTACCTGATCCTCTCCGCTCGCGACGTGCTGGCCGTCATCAACTGA